Below is a genomic region from Eulemur rufifrons isolate Redbay chromosome 24, OSU_ERuf_1, whole genome shotgun sequence.
GAAGGGCGGCAGAACCTGAGCAGCAGCCCCGCCAGGGCCAGCACGGTGCCCGCGAGCAGCACCAGCTTCAGGCCCGTGAGGACGGAGCCCGCCTTCCGCCTCGAGGTTCCCCCGGCCTCCTGCAGCCACGCCTCGTCCTCTTCCTTCTGGGCCTGCAGTGCCTCGGGGCTGGGCCTGGGATTGAACTGGGCCATGAGCTCCCCCTGCACGAAGCACCTGTAAATGGCCGGCTGGAAGATCTGCAGCTGCCTGCCGCCGGTGGAGAGGTCCAGCAGGGTGCCGATGGCCTTGCCCGAGAGCTGGCGCTGCCACGTCAGGGGGGTTTCGTCAGCTTCCCAGATGACTGGCCTGCGAGGAGGACAAGATCAGCGGCAGGGCCCCGGGGAGAAGTGGGGACTGATGTCCGATGTCCGAAGGGAGGTGGAGACAGCAGCGCCCTCCTTCCCCCAGGAGCAGCAAACGCAGTGCCCCCCAGGGAGCACCACGCAGCTgtcagcagggaggtgggggcagcaCACGGAGGTCCCAGAGCTGGCCCCTCACTGGCTGGGCCATCCAGGCAAACGCCTCCAGCTCTTTGAgctatttcctcatctgaacaCAGGAGTGAGAGGATGCAGTGACCCCAAAGGGTTATCTACAGGAACAGGTGAGCACACTCCCTAATAGTGTGTGCCCCTGccctctctgtccccatcccCCCCATGCCACCTCTCACTCGCCCTCCCCAGCCACACTGGTCTCCCAGATCTTCCTCTGACCCACGGATGCAGCCTCAGCCctggctgttccctttgcctggaaggCTCTTGTTCGGCCCGGgtggccccctcccctcccagtccTGGCCAAAGGTTCCTTCAGAAAGGAACCTTCCCTGGCCCCCCATTTACGACTTTattcccccctccccaaccctgttATCCCTCCCTGCACTCATCACCTCCTAAAATGCTGTGTATTTTGCACATCTTAAAATACTACATATTTCttgctccacaagggcagggatctTTGTCCATTTCGTTCTTCACTGTTTCCCAGgtccccagcacagtgcctggcatataaatGAGCAGTGAAGATGTGTTCAGTGAATCAATGAACCAGGCACACAGCACGCCCGGCGTGGCTGAAGAACAGCGAGGATATTCAACATAGTGCCCGGTGCAGACCGCGGAACTGTGTGTCAGACGCTGTGACAAGCACTTTGCGGTCATCGGCCTCCCTAAACATCACACTGACCCCATGAGGCTGGGGTTAGCAAGACCCTTGTGCTGAGCTGGATAATGCCCCCCCGAAATTCATGTGcttcccagaacctcagaatgtaaccttaGTTGGAAATTGGGttattgcagatgtaattaattaagatgaagtcatgcaggagtagggtgggccctaaatccaatgtgactggtcaCAGAGATACAGACAACAGGAATAATGCCaggtgatgacagaggcagatgTTGAGGGGaggcagctacaagccaagggagACCGAGGATCTCCGGCTACTGCCCGCAGCTAGGAAAAGGCAAGGATTCTACCCAGCACCTCGGAGGGACGGTATCCCCACTGACATCTTGGCTTCAGACTCCCAGCCTCTGGAAtggtgagaaaatacatttctgttgttttaagccaaagttggtggtactttgttatagcagccttatGAAACTAATTCACCCCCATTCTAcgggtgaggaaaccgaggcccagacaGAAGCCAGGAGGCCAAAGTCACACATGGGGGAGGGCAAGGGGACCCCATGGCCAAGTATGTGGGAATTTAGGGTCTACACTGCCACCTCCCACCACAGATCCCTGAGGCAAGGGCTGCACCCCTCTGAGCtgctgtttccccatctgcaaactGGACCTCCTGGGAgctcctggggcagggaggacagggaggcagAAGACGGCACATCTCCATCCTCACACCTGGGAGTGGGTGGACTTATTATAATACTTATTTCTTATTACTCGGGGGCGGGGAGGTGGattggggaagaggaggagaaggggaggttTCTCAGGAGCTCCAGGAAGGAAGACAAAAGCACGAGTGTAAGCTCCAGGAGGCAGGCCCTGACAGGCACCCTGGGGCACCATCCTCTCCTCCAGGGTTGTGCTGACCCTCCCAATAAGTCGGGGACCTCTCAGAGCTCCCCAGCGTCTTGGCTTCCCCCACTGCAGTCTCATCACGCTGCCTGGGCTTCTCCCACCCCAGCTTGCACCACCCTGGGCTGCCTCCCCTTGGACCGTgggcttcctgagggcagggccttGACGACCGCTGAACCTGCTGGGCTGACCCCCCGTGGAACCCCTCCCTCTGTTCGCAGATTCATCAGGAAGGCTCCCGTCACCTGTAGATGGATCCTAAGGGGCAGGAGAGCCACACAGACTCTGACTCCGGGTTGAGCTGGAAGTTGTCAAAGGTGACGTAATCCACCCCCAGTGGTTCATGATCAAAGCACTGGGCAGTGCAGGCCTCCACCTGCATCTCAGGCCGCAGGCGGCTGGACCACAGCTTCACCTCTCCCAGGTAGAGCCAGCAGGGCGTGGGCTCCTCCAGCGGCTCCTGGATGTAGCAGTACCCCAGGCGTTTGCGCTCGCCCGGCTCCTCACAGCGGTTACAGTTCTGCCAGGGCTCCCACCGGGTGAAGATGAGCTCCTTGCCACCCAGGAATAGGGTCTCATTCTGCAGGGGCTGTTGCCCCAGGTCTTTGTGTGTTATGTGCAGCCTGGTAACGTCCTGGAAGTCAATCTCGTATTGCGCCACTTGGGTGCCATTCGTGTTCAAGCAGCGGTAGACACCCGTCTGGGAGTGCAACGGCTCTCTGATGAGGAGGCTGCCCTCAGGCATTATTTCTGTGTTGGAAACACTGGTGAGGCTGGAGGGCGGCTGGTCTCTGCCGTGGGCGAGGTAGTAATGCCAGTGTGCCCCCGAGGAGTTGCAGTGCAGTAGGATGTCATTGCCTGAGAGCAGGGCCCTTTGGCATTGCTTGCCTCTGGGACAGCTGATGGAAACATACAGCCCCAGCGCTGGGAGAGCGAAGCTGAGCAGCAGCCCCAGGGAGGTCAGCATGGTGGACTGAGACAGTGGCAGTGGGCCGGCACCACCTGGGCATTATGAGGTCACCCATGAactccagcctcagccctgctcACTGCATGAACTGCAGCCCGCACGGGTGTGTGAGGTCACCATCCCCTTTTGTTTTGTGACAAGCTGACAACCCTACTTAATTTCTACTCCATTTCGTTGGGATAGGAGGAAACGATGTGTCTATTCAGGGTTGTCTCTaccacctgcctcctccagctTTTCCCCAGGGGTGAGTCTACACTGCTGGGGATGGCCCAAGAGCATTGAAGTGTCACCTGTGAACATTCAACACATTTTTCCTGAACACCTACTGGGCTCCAGACACACTTCTcagcactggggatacagcagcgAACAAACCCTCTCTGGTTACTGTTCTGACATCTACACCTCTCCTCCCACAGCCCCCAGCCACGCTGCCCCCCTGGTGTCCTTGAACATGTCAGGTGAGCAGAGGGACTCCTGCCCCAGGACTTTTGCATGTGCTAGCCCCTGGCTCTTCCCCCCAGATATCCGCATGACTCAATTCttcctaaacaaataaatacttttctCAGCTGCCCCTTTTCCAATCCCTTTTCTAAACCCCATCTCTGtcctgatattaaaaataattattgtgctGGCTTGACCAGCTGTCATGCAGTAATTTCACAAATGTTCACCGAATGCCTACCGTGTGCCAGCCACTCCTCTCATCAGAGCAGTGAGCGGGTTAGACAAAGCCTTTGCCTTCCCTGAGCTTATCTTCTAGTGGAAGAGAAACGCAATGAACAAATCTGTAATACATAACGACAGGTACAGTTGGTTCTCATCACTTGCGgcagttatgttctataaagtagctcagaacactgaattagcaaacaCTGAGcaattgctcctaggggaaatacagggttaggttcctgtaaGCTTTTGGTCACAACATATTTGTCAACCAATCAatatataaccttgttttatgtgtatttttgtttaaagGCAACTTTTTAGTATATACCATTGATTCATTAACCTTGAACTCACCGCCACAGCACTGAAACTCGTGCTGAACAACGCTTACCTAACACACATGATTTCCCTGTAAGGCACATCACGGCCTTCTTGCCTTTAGGAACACTAGAAGCAGAGTGTTGCCTTATTCTACCTGGGAACATGCTGCCTCTCGCATGATTCAGATTTCTCAGCCACTCTGCACATGTCTGCAAATGCCTGTAAAAGCACTGTGGGTATTGACTTTGGAGTTACAAATGAATTTCAGTGAGTAGGCAAATTTGTAAATTCACAATCCACAAATAATGAAGATCATCTGTAATAATAATTACTCGAGAAAAACAGGGCAGGGAAATGGGGATAGAAAGCAAAAGGGTGGTGTGTGGTGTGAGCTATTTTAGGGAGGTTGATCAGGGCTGTCTGAGCGCTCAATCGCTAAGGACGCCAGGTTTACCAACACCTGAATGGAGCGAGAGAAAGAGCCCCGTGGATATTTGAAGGAAGCAGATTCCCAGGAGAGGACCAAACCCAGCCGTGGCTGCCTGGTTAGAGTATTTAAGGGGCATGGCAGCCAGAGTGGCTGAAGAAGACTGAACAAAGGCCATAGAGGGGAGGTCAAGGGTTCATCTAGGTCTTTGCTAAGACATCTGCCTGGCTCCATGGCTCAGGGCTTTCTCAGCTGTGCCCCTAGCCCCCGGGGCGACCTCTCAGGCTGTATTTGGCAGAAGACATACGCTTAGACTCTCTCTGGAACTGTTGCTTCCACCGTGTCTTgctgctgcccccaccctgcaAAACCATCTGGAGTTTTCGTCGGCTTCCGGGACCCTGTGAAGTCCCTCCGTCTAAGGCACACTAATATCCAtacccctcttccttcccctctgtctccctccttcgctctatctctgtctttctctcccaaGCCTAGAGACTCTTCTAGACAGGTAAGAGGGGCTGTGGGGAAACTTGAGAAGATCCACTCCCAACTTTCGTTTTATGTAGGTGAGAAGTCACAAACTGGTTGGATCCAGCCTGAAGAAATGTTTTGATTGGCTGCTCTGGAgtgttttaagaatatttaaatcaGTGACCAACATGTCAAATCCAAGAGATTTCGTATGAGAATCTAGATTCCCTGCTATTCTTTAAACAATGTGGGTGAGACTTCTGCTTACTGCTACAGTTAAGTAGCTTGTATCAGACCAACCCTGTTGCTAATAACAACTGTAGACTTTAAGATAACCATGATTACTATGTCTAAGAGATGACAAGATGAGGAATTTGAATCtatatagaagaaaaatggaatattagaattaataaaatttgtgaaattaGAAATGTACTAGAAGGGGTAACAAACTATTAGACACAACAGAAGAAAGGATTAGTAAAATGAAAGATGGGTCAGTAGAAAAATAGCTATACTGAAAACATGCAAAGATAAAGGATAAAAAGACACGAAAAAGAATGTAAGAAGCATATTAGACATTGCGAGACGTTATAATGTTCACgtaaatggagactcagaagaaaaggaaaggtagaaacccagaaatatttgaagagatactgacttaaaactttctaaaactgATGACAGACATCAAGCCACAAATTCAAGGTCTTTGAACCACACACAGTATAAACATAAAGCAAATCACATCTAGGCAGGTtatacgggggggggggggggggggggggggggggaagcactgctgaaaaccaaagaggAAATCTTTAAATTAGCCAGAtgagaaaaagacaatttttcaaagcaaaatttCAAAGCAACAAACGTTAAGATTTCCAATTGagttttaaacagaaataatggAAGCTAAAAGACAGTGAAACAACATCTTCAAAGCACTAAAAGAAGATACCTGCCACTGCAGAATTCTATACCATAGTTAAAATATCCCTTaaagatagaggaaaaaaatgtaagatttttcagatgaaaactaaaagaattcaCCACAGCAGAGTACGCTAAAAGTAATACTAAAGAGAATTCTCCAGGTAGCAGGAAAATGATGCCCAGTGGAAGCAAAGTAATGCAGAAATGAAAAGCACAGGAGAGTAAATATGGGTAAAACTAAATCAAtagtgtgtgtttttaaaagtaatttcttgTGGGGttcaaaatacatgtaaaataaaaatacttgactTCAAGAGCACAATAAATAGAAATTCAGTACATGGAACTAAATGGTTGTAAAATCTTTCCATTGTCTGGGAAATGTTACAAGTACAAATTTATATTCTAATGAGTTAAGAATTAATGTTGAAATCTCTGGAGTAAATtctaaaaggataataaaaaaagatgtatATCTAATAAgctaaaaaaggggaaaatgaacTCATAATACTTTATAAAtctaaaagcaagaaaatacaaaaagaaccaaagaacagagaggaaaaaatagaaagcaaatagcaagataatatatataaacccAAATATAtctgtaattacattaaatttaaatgaactaaatattccaattaaaagacaaagattttcaTTCTTAATACCAAaacaaatatctaaatatatagcacttaaaggagatttattttaaataaaataatatagaaaagttgcaaataaaaacatgggaaaacatcatgctaacactaacccacaGGAAACTTGTATAGTAGCTATACCAATAACAGAAAAGAAGACATAGGGTTACAAGTAATACAGATTACaagagacattttataaaatggccAATCCAATAGGAAGATATACAGTCCTAAGTTTCTATGaactaaaaacataaagcaaaaccTGATGTTTCTAAATGTCAAAATATACAAATCCACAATCACAGTTGGAGATGTATATCT
It encodes:
- the FAM187B gene encoding protein FAM187B, translated to MLTSLGLLLSFALPALGLYVSISCPRGKQCQRALLSGNDILLHCNSSGAHWHYYLAHGRDQPPSSLTSVSNTEIMPEGSLLIREPLHSQTGVYRCLNTNGTQVAQYEIDFQDVTRLHITHKDLGQQPLQNETLFLGGKELIFTRWEPWQNCNRCEEPGERKRLGYCYIQEPLEEPTPCWLYLGEVKLWSSRLRPEMQVEACTAQCFDHEPLGVDYVTFDNFQLNPESESVWLSCPLGSIYRPVIWEADETPLTWQRQLSGKAIGTLLDLSTGGRQLQIFQPAIYRCFVQGELMAQFNPRPSPEALQAQKEEDEAWLQEAGGTSRRKAGSVLTGLKLVLLAGTVLALAGLLLRFCRPSRGRRRDWAVLVK